Proteins encoded by one window of Paenibacillus urinalis:
- a CDS encoding DUF445 domain-containing protein, translating to MVKQTKKAAAWSLVIMGAGFAASLPFQDSTVGKMLVGSFEAGLVGGLADWFAVTALFRHPLGLKIPHTALLPKNRKKITEALVSAVENNLLNKDSIAAKIAEMPVSQMILEMAEKELHTTTTHEAIDKLAKRIVSSLPLEKIAPLVAEELKRQVERIEMEPLLSKAEQYITSKGYDRMALDYGLDQAEAWLVKPDTQYTLGEIGMRALNSLQVNGLMQFALNALMGYLNEERLGGILQRFLYDQVQDLKYEGHPRRHSALNAIRVQVQRLAHSKKVASGLEEWKNSVLQNWDAESAVLSKLVEFREQMLGYMEDGSYVEKQLIPVISSLVAEVKEDAELLERINQKIVVSVTTLLERNHSKIGQLVRENIDKMDNKTLIAMMEDKLGEDLQWIRINGAVTGFMIGIVLTALQLALA from the coding sequence ATGGTTAAACAGACGAAAAAAGCCGCAGCATGGTCGCTTGTTATTATGGGTGCTGGGTTCGCAGCATCGCTGCCCTTTCAAGATAGTACGGTTGGTAAGATGCTTGTCGGTTCCTTTGAAGCCGGACTCGTTGGCGGGCTTGCTGACTGGTTTGCAGTCACGGCCCTCTTTCGCCATCCACTGGGACTCAAAATACCACATACGGCGCTGCTCCCGAAGAACCGTAAGAAAATTACGGAGGCCCTCGTATCTGCAGTAGAGAACAATCTGCTGAACAAAGACAGCATTGCTGCCAAGATTGCCGAAATGCCGGTGTCACAAATGATCCTGGAGATGGCAGAGAAAGAGCTTCATACGACGACAACACATGAGGCGATTGATAAGCTTGCCAAACGTATCGTTTCATCATTACCGCTGGAGAAGATCGCACCACTTGTTGCCGAAGAGCTTAAGCGTCAGGTGGAACGTATAGAGATGGAGCCGCTGCTGTCGAAGGCAGAGCAGTATATTACGAGTAAGGGATACGACCGTATGGCTCTGGACTACGGACTTGATCAGGCAGAGGCGTGGCTCGTTAAACCGGATACCCAATATACACTCGGCGAAATAGGGATGAGGGCGCTGAACTCCCTGCAGGTTAACGGTCTGATGCAGTTTGCTCTGAATGCACTCATGGGATATTTGAATGAGGAACGGCTGGGAGGTATTCTTCAGCGCTTCCTGTATGATCAGGTACAGGATTTGAAGTATGAAGGTCACCCTCGCAGACACAGTGCATTAAATGCTATTCGCGTACAGGTCCAGCGTTTAGCGCACAGCAAGAAGGTTGCAAGCGGTCTTGAAGAGTGGAAGAATTCCGTGCTTCAGAACTGGGACGCAGAATCAGCTGTGTTGAGCAAGCTGGTGGAATTCCGAGAACAGATGCTGGGTTATATGGAAGATGGAAGCTACGTAGAGAAGCAGCTTATTCCGGTCATTTCATCCCTTGTTGCTGAGGTGAAAGAGGATGCTGAGCTTCTGGAACGCATCAACCAGAAGATTGTAGTCAGCGTAACGACCTTGCTGGAGCGTAATCATTCCAAGATCGGCCAGCTCGTACGTGAGAATATCGATAAGATGGATAACAAAACCCTAATTGCCATGATGGAGGATAAGCTCGGTGAGGATCTGCAGTGGATTCGGATTAACGGTGCGGTGACCGGTTTCATGATCGGGATTGTTCTGACTGCATTGCAGCTGGCACTGGCCTA